The following coding sequences lie in one Oryctolagus cuniculus chromosome 7, mOryCun1.1, whole genome shotgun sequence genomic window:
- the SPRR3 gene encoding small proline-rich protein 3 (The RefSeq protein has 2 substitutions compared to this genomic sequence), whose protein sequence is MSSYQQKQPFTPPPQPQQHQVKQPCQPPPQDTFVPITKDPCHPNVPSPGNTNIAEQGYVKIPEQGSIKVPDTGYTKIPDSGNTKVPESGCTSVPGSGYSVVPQPGYTKVPDQGYTKVPESGCTSVPGSGYSVVPQPGYTKVPESGCTSVPGPGYPTVPQPGYTKVPESGCTSVPGSGYSVIPQPSYTKVPESGCTSVPGPGYPTVPQPGYTKVQEPNPSIVTPGLSQKKTK, encoded by the coding sequence ATGAGCTCCTACCAGCAGAAGCAACCCTTTACCCCACCCCCTCAGCCTCAACAGCACCAGGTGAAACAACCCTGCCAGCCTCCACCTCAAGATACGTTTGTTCCCATAACCAAGGACCCATGCCACCCAAATGTTCCAAGTCCCGGGAACACCAACATTGCAGAGCAAGGCTATGTCAAGATCCCTGAGCAAGGCTCCATCAAGGTTCCAGACACTGGCTACACCAAGATCCCTGACTCTGGCAACACCAAGGTCCCTGAGTCAGGATGCACCAGTGTCCCTGGGTCAGGCTACTCCGTGGTTCCTCAGCCTGGCTACACCAAGGTCCCTGACCAAGGCTACACCAAGGTCCCTGAGTCAGGATGCACCAGTGTCCCTGGGTCAGGCTATTCTGTGGTTCCTCAGCCTGGCTACACCAAGGTCCCTGAGTCAGGATGCACCAGTGTCCCTGGGCCAGGCTACCCCACGGTCCCTCAGCCTGGCTACACCAAGGTCCCTGAGTCAGGATGCACCAGTGTCCCTGGGTCAGGCTACTCCGTGGTTCCTCAGCCTGGCTACACCAAGGTCCCTGAGTCAGGATGCACCAGTGTTCCTGGGCCAGGCTACCCCACGGTCCCTCAGCCTGGCTACACCAAGGTTCAAGAGCCAAATCCTTCAATAGTCACTCCTGGCCTGTCTCAGAAGAAGACCAAGTAG